In Falco cherrug isolate bFalChe1 chromosome 5, bFalChe1.pri, whole genome shotgun sequence, one DNA window encodes the following:
- the JOSD1 gene encoding josephin-1 has translation MSCVPWKGDKTKSESPEPPQLPPLHIYHEKQRRELCALHALNNVFQDSNAFTRETLQEIFQRLSPNTMVTPHKKSMLGNGNYDVNVIMAALQTKGYEAVWWDKRRDVNVIALSNVMGFIMNLPSSLCWGPLKLPLKRQHWICVREVGGTYYNLDSKLKVPEWIGGESELRKFLKHQLRGKNCELLLVVPEEVEAHQSWRADV, from the exons ATGAGTTGCGTGCCATGGAAAGGTGACAAGACCAAATCGGAATCACCAGAGCCACCCCAGCTACCACCGCTGCATATTTACCATGAGAAGCAGCGTAGAGAGCTGTGTGCCCTCCATGCCCTCAACAATGTCTTCCAGGACAGCAACGCCTTCACTAGGGAAACCCTCCAGGAGATTTTTCAGAG GCTGTCTCCCAACACCATGGTGACGCCGCACAAGAAGAGCATGCTGGGAAATGGAAACTATGATGTGAACGTGATCATGGCAGCACTTCAGACCAAAGGCTATGAAGCGGTTTGGTGGGACAAGCGCAG GGATGTTAACGTCATTGCCCTGTCTAACGTGATGGGCTTCATCATGAATCTGCCCTCCAGCCTTTGCTGGGGCCCCTTGAAGCTCCCCCTCAAGCGACAGCACTGGATCTGCGTCCGGGAGGTGGGAGGCACGTACTATAACCTCGACTCCAAACTCAAGGTGCCTGAGTGGATTGGAGGCGAAAGTGAGCTCag GAAATTCTTGAAACACCAGCTGAGAGGAAAGAACTGTGAACTACTGCTGGTGGTGCCAGAGGAGGTGGAAGCACATCAGAGCTGGAGAGCCGATGTGTGA
- the GTPBP1 gene encoding GTP-binding protein 1 isoform X1, whose product MAAAERSRSPMGGSPVPACMFAPEPGSPGGGPRVAAAACPLRAAFDAEDGEALNGEPEIDLTSKLVMVSPTSEQYDSLLRQMSERIDEGCGETIYVIGQGSDGTEYGLSEADMEASYATLKSMAEQIEADVILLREHQEAGGKVRDYLVRKRVGDNDFLEVRVAVVGNVDAGKSTLLGVLTHGELDNGRGFARQKLFRHKHEIESGRTSSVGNDILGFDSEGNVVNKPDSHGGSLEWTKICEKSTKVITFIDLAGHEKYLKTTVFGMTGHLPDFCMLMVGSNAGIVGMTKEHLGLALALNVPVFVVVTKIDMCPANILQETLKLLQRLLKSPGCRKIPVLVQSKDDVIVTASNFSSERMCPIFQISNVTGENLDLLKMFLNLLSPRTSYREEEPAEFQIDDTYSVPGVGTVVSGTTLRGLIKLNDTLLLGPDPLGNFLPIAVKSIHRKRMPVKEVRGGQTASFALKKIKRSSIRKGMVMVSPRLNPQASWEFEAEILVLHHPTTISPRYQAMVHCGSIRQTATILSMDKDCLRTGDKATVHFRFIKTPEYLHIDQRLVFREGRTKAVGTITKLLQTTNNSPMNSKPQQIKMQSTKKGAVTKREDGVPPAGTAGGGPPAGDEAPSTAAAPLTPTALQPLPALDEEPHIREGNKSKVGGGGRRRGGQRHKVKSQGACVTPASGC is encoded by the exons atggcggcggcggAACGGAGCCGATCCCCGATGGGGGGCTCCCCGGTGCCGGCCTGCATGTTCGCCCCGGAGCCCGGCTCCCCGGGCGGGGGCCCTCGCGTAGCGGCGGCTGCTTGTCCCCTCCGCGCTGCCTTCGACGCCGAGGACGGCGAGGCGCTCAACGGCGAGCCCGAGATCGACCTCACCAGTAAG CTAGTGATGGTGAGTCCAACTTCAGAGCAGTATGACAGTTTGCTCCGGCAGATGTCAGAGAGAATTGATGAGGGATGTGGGGAGACCATCTATGTCATTGGTCAAGGATCAG ATGGAACTGAATACGGTCTGAGTGAAGCAGACATGGAAGCATCCTATGCCACGTTGAAGAGCATGGCAGAGCAGATAGAGGCAGATGTGATCCTCCTGCGGGAGCACCAGGAGGCAGGGGGCAAGGTGCGCGACTACCTTGTTCGGAAACGTGTGGGTGACAACGACTTCCTGGAGGTCAG GGTAGCAGTGGTTGGCAATGTGGACGCAGGAAAGAGCACGTTGCTGGGTGTCTTGACACATGGTGAACTAGACAATGGCCGAGGCTTTGCTCGGCAAAAGCTCTTCCGCCATAAACATGAGATTGAGTCCGGTCGCACCAGCAGCGTGGGCAATGACATTCTGGGCTTCGACAGTGAGGGCAATGTGGTGAACAAGCCTGACAGCCATGGTGGCAGCTTGGAATGGACAAAGATCTGTGAGAAATCCACCAAGGTCATTACTTTCATTGACCTGGCAGGTCATGAAAAGTACTTGAAAACCACCGTCTTTGGCATGACTGGCCATTTACCTGACTTCTGCATGCTTATG GTTGGCAGTAATGCTGGGATTGTTGGAATGACCAAGGAGCACTTGGGCCTGGCGCTTGCACTTAATGTTCCTGTCTTTGTTGTGGTGACCAAGATCGACATGTGCCCTGCCAACATCCTGCAAG AAACCCTGAAGCTGTTACAGCGACTGCTGAAGTCCCCAGGGTGCAGGAAGATTCCCGTGCTGGTTCAGAGCAAGGATGATGTCATTGTAACAGCCTCCAACTTCAGCTCAGAGAG AATGTGCCCgattttccagatttcaaatGTCACTGGGGAGAACCTAGATTTGCTGAAGATGTTTCTTAATCTCTTGTCTCCACGGACCAGTTACAGGGAAGAAGAGCCAGCAGAATTCCAGATAGATGATACTTATTCTGTCCCA GGTGTAGGAACAGTTGTGTCTGGGACAACACTGAGGGGCCTAATCAAGCTCAATGacaccctgctgctggggccagATCCCCTTGGCAACTTCCTCCCTATTGCTGTCAAGTCCATCCACCGCAAGAGAATGCCCGTCAAAGAAGTGCGGGGAGGCCAGACTGCCTCTTTCGCTTTGAAAAAG ATCAAGCGTTCTTCCATCCGGAAAGGCATGGTAATGGTGTCACCCCGCCTGAATCCACAAGCATCGTGGGAGTTTGAAGCAGAGATTCTGGTGCTTCATCACCCCACCACCATCAGCCCACGATATCAGGCCATGG TGCATTGTGGCAGCATCCGTCAGACGGCCACGATTCTCAGCATGGACAAGGACTGCCTGCGGACGGGGGACAAAGCCACAGTGCACTTTCGCTTCATCAAAACCCCAGAATATTTGCATATAGACCAGCGGCTGGTCTTCCGTGAAGGCCGCACCAAAGCTGTGGGTACCATCACTAAG TTACTTCAGACCACCAATAACTCACCAATGAACTCCAAGCCACAGCAGATCAAGATGCAGTCAACCAAGAAGGGAGCTGTTACGAAACGAGAGGATGGTGTTCCTCCAGCTGGGACGGCAGGTGGAGGCCCACCAGCTGGAGATGAGGCCCCCTCAACAGCTGCAGCACCACTGACACCTACTGCCCTGCAACCATTG cctgcaCTGGATGAAGAGCCCCACATCCGTGAGGGCAATAAG TCAAAAGTCGGAGGAGGAGGCCGGCGACGTGGGGGTCAGCGCCATAAAGTGAAGTCTCAGGGAGCCTGTGTGACTCCTGCCAGTGGCTGCTGA
- the GTPBP1 gene encoding GTP-binding protein 1 isoform X2 yields the protein MAAAERSRSPMGGSPVPACMFAPEPGSPGGGPRVAAAACPLRAAFDAEDGEALNGEPEIDLTSKLVMVSPTSEQYDSLLRQMSERIDEGCGETIYVIGQGSDGTEYGLSEADMEASYATLKSMAEQIEADVILLREHQEAGGKVRDYLVRKRVGDNDFLEVRVAVVGNVDAGKSTLLGVLTHGELDNGRGFARQKLFRHKHEIESGRTSSVGNDILGFDSEGNVVNKPDSHGGSLEWTKICEKSTKVITFIDLAGHEKYLKTTVFGMTGHLPDFCMLMVGSNAGIVGMTKEHLGLALALNVPVFVVVTKIDMCPANILQETLKLLQRLLKSPGCRKIPVLVQSKDDVIVTASNFSSERMCPIFQISNVTGENLDLLKMFLNLLSPRTSYREEEPAEFQIDDTYSVPGVGTVVSGTTLRGLIKLNDTLLLGPDPLGNFLPIAVKSIHRKRMPVKEVRGGQTASFALKKIKRSSIRKGMVMVSPRLNPQASWEFEAEILVLHHPTTISPRYQAMVHCGSIRQTATILSMDKDCLRTGDKATVHFRFIKTPEYLHIDQRLVFREGRTKAVGTITKLLQTTNNSPMNSKPQQIKMQSTKKGAVTKREDGVPPAGTAGGGPPAGDEAPSTAAAPLTPTALQPLSKVGGGGRRRGGQRHKVKSQGACVTPASGC from the exons atggcggcggcggAACGGAGCCGATCCCCGATGGGGGGCTCCCCGGTGCCGGCCTGCATGTTCGCCCCGGAGCCCGGCTCCCCGGGCGGGGGCCCTCGCGTAGCGGCGGCTGCTTGTCCCCTCCGCGCTGCCTTCGACGCCGAGGACGGCGAGGCGCTCAACGGCGAGCCCGAGATCGACCTCACCAGTAAG CTAGTGATGGTGAGTCCAACTTCAGAGCAGTATGACAGTTTGCTCCGGCAGATGTCAGAGAGAATTGATGAGGGATGTGGGGAGACCATCTATGTCATTGGTCAAGGATCAG ATGGAACTGAATACGGTCTGAGTGAAGCAGACATGGAAGCATCCTATGCCACGTTGAAGAGCATGGCAGAGCAGATAGAGGCAGATGTGATCCTCCTGCGGGAGCACCAGGAGGCAGGGGGCAAGGTGCGCGACTACCTTGTTCGGAAACGTGTGGGTGACAACGACTTCCTGGAGGTCAG GGTAGCAGTGGTTGGCAATGTGGACGCAGGAAAGAGCACGTTGCTGGGTGTCTTGACACATGGTGAACTAGACAATGGCCGAGGCTTTGCTCGGCAAAAGCTCTTCCGCCATAAACATGAGATTGAGTCCGGTCGCACCAGCAGCGTGGGCAATGACATTCTGGGCTTCGACAGTGAGGGCAATGTGGTGAACAAGCCTGACAGCCATGGTGGCAGCTTGGAATGGACAAAGATCTGTGAGAAATCCACCAAGGTCATTACTTTCATTGACCTGGCAGGTCATGAAAAGTACTTGAAAACCACCGTCTTTGGCATGACTGGCCATTTACCTGACTTCTGCATGCTTATG GTTGGCAGTAATGCTGGGATTGTTGGAATGACCAAGGAGCACTTGGGCCTGGCGCTTGCACTTAATGTTCCTGTCTTTGTTGTGGTGACCAAGATCGACATGTGCCCTGCCAACATCCTGCAAG AAACCCTGAAGCTGTTACAGCGACTGCTGAAGTCCCCAGGGTGCAGGAAGATTCCCGTGCTGGTTCAGAGCAAGGATGATGTCATTGTAACAGCCTCCAACTTCAGCTCAGAGAG AATGTGCCCgattttccagatttcaaatGTCACTGGGGAGAACCTAGATTTGCTGAAGATGTTTCTTAATCTCTTGTCTCCACGGACCAGTTACAGGGAAGAAGAGCCAGCAGAATTCCAGATAGATGATACTTATTCTGTCCCA GGTGTAGGAACAGTTGTGTCTGGGACAACACTGAGGGGCCTAATCAAGCTCAATGacaccctgctgctggggccagATCCCCTTGGCAACTTCCTCCCTATTGCTGTCAAGTCCATCCACCGCAAGAGAATGCCCGTCAAAGAAGTGCGGGGAGGCCAGACTGCCTCTTTCGCTTTGAAAAAG ATCAAGCGTTCTTCCATCCGGAAAGGCATGGTAATGGTGTCACCCCGCCTGAATCCACAAGCATCGTGGGAGTTTGAAGCAGAGATTCTGGTGCTTCATCACCCCACCACCATCAGCCCACGATATCAGGCCATGG TGCATTGTGGCAGCATCCGTCAGACGGCCACGATTCTCAGCATGGACAAGGACTGCCTGCGGACGGGGGACAAAGCCACAGTGCACTTTCGCTTCATCAAAACCCCAGAATATTTGCATATAGACCAGCGGCTGGTCTTCCGTGAAGGCCGCACCAAAGCTGTGGGTACCATCACTAAG TTACTTCAGACCACCAATAACTCACCAATGAACTCCAAGCCACAGCAGATCAAGATGCAGTCAACCAAGAAGGGAGCTGTTACGAAACGAGAGGATGGTGTTCCTCCAGCTGGGACGGCAGGTGGAGGCCCACCAGCTGGAGATGAGGCCCCCTCAACAGCTGCAGCACCACTGACACCTACTGCCCTGCAACCATTG TCAAAAGTCGGAGGAGGAGGCCGGCGACGTGGGGGTCAGCGCCATAAAGTGAAGTCTCAGGGAGCCTGTGTGACTCCTGCCAGTGGCTGCTGA
- the GTPBP1 gene encoding GTP-binding protein 1 isoform X3: MVSPTSEQYDSLLRQMSERIDEGCGETIYVIGQGSDGTEYGLSEADMEASYATLKSMAEQIEADVILLREHQEAGGKVRDYLVRKRVGDNDFLEVRVAVVGNVDAGKSTLLGVLTHGELDNGRGFARQKLFRHKHEIESGRTSSVGNDILGFDSEGNVVNKPDSHGGSLEWTKICEKSTKVITFIDLAGHEKYLKTTVFGMTGHLPDFCMLMVGSNAGIVGMTKEHLGLALALNVPVFVVVTKIDMCPANILQETLKLLQRLLKSPGCRKIPVLVQSKDDVIVTASNFSSERMCPIFQISNVTGENLDLLKMFLNLLSPRTSYREEEPAEFQIDDTYSVPGVGTVVSGTTLRGLIKLNDTLLLGPDPLGNFLPIAVKSIHRKRMPVKEVRGGQTASFALKKIKRSSIRKGMVMVSPRLNPQASWEFEAEILVLHHPTTISPRYQAMVHCGSIRQTATILSMDKDCLRTGDKATVHFRFIKTPEYLHIDQRLVFREGRTKAVGTITKLLQTTNNSPMNSKPQQIKMQSTKKGAVTKREDGVPPAGTAGGGPPAGDEAPSTAAAPLTPTALQPLPALDEEPHIREGNKSKVGGGGRRRGGQRHKVKSQGACVTPASGC; this comes from the exons ATGGTGAGTCCAACTTCAGAGCAGTATGACAGTTTGCTCCGGCAGATGTCAGAGAGAATTGATGAGGGATGTGGGGAGACCATCTATGTCATTGGTCAAGGATCAG ATGGAACTGAATACGGTCTGAGTGAAGCAGACATGGAAGCATCCTATGCCACGTTGAAGAGCATGGCAGAGCAGATAGAGGCAGATGTGATCCTCCTGCGGGAGCACCAGGAGGCAGGGGGCAAGGTGCGCGACTACCTTGTTCGGAAACGTGTGGGTGACAACGACTTCCTGGAGGTCAG GGTAGCAGTGGTTGGCAATGTGGACGCAGGAAAGAGCACGTTGCTGGGTGTCTTGACACATGGTGAACTAGACAATGGCCGAGGCTTTGCTCGGCAAAAGCTCTTCCGCCATAAACATGAGATTGAGTCCGGTCGCACCAGCAGCGTGGGCAATGACATTCTGGGCTTCGACAGTGAGGGCAATGTGGTGAACAAGCCTGACAGCCATGGTGGCAGCTTGGAATGGACAAAGATCTGTGAGAAATCCACCAAGGTCATTACTTTCATTGACCTGGCAGGTCATGAAAAGTACTTGAAAACCACCGTCTTTGGCATGACTGGCCATTTACCTGACTTCTGCATGCTTATG GTTGGCAGTAATGCTGGGATTGTTGGAATGACCAAGGAGCACTTGGGCCTGGCGCTTGCACTTAATGTTCCTGTCTTTGTTGTGGTGACCAAGATCGACATGTGCCCTGCCAACATCCTGCAAG AAACCCTGAAGCTGTTACAGCGACTGCTGAAGTCCCCAGGGTGCAGGAAGATTCCCGTGCTGGTTCAGAGCAAGGATGATGTCATTGTAACAGCCTCCAACTTCAGCTCAGAGAG AATGTGCCCgattttccagatttcaaatGTCACTGGGGAGAACCTAGATTTGCTGAAGATGTTTCTTAATCTCTTGTCTCCACGGACCAGTTACAGGGAAGAAGAGCCAGCAGAATTCCAGATAGATGATACTTATTCTGTCCCA GGTGTAGGAACAGTTGTGTCTGGGACAACACTGAGGGGCCTAATCAAGCTCAATGacaccctgctgctggggccagATCCCCTTGGCAACTTCCTCCCTATTGCTGTCAAGTCCATCCACCGCAAGAGAATGCCCGTCAAAGAAGTGCGGGGAGGCCAGACTGCCTCTTTCGCTTTGAAAAAG ATCAAGCGTTCTTCCATCCGGAAAGGCATGGTAATGGTGTCACCCCGCCTGAATCCACAAGCATCGTGGGAGTTTGAAGCAGAGATTCTGGTGCTTCATCACCCCACCACCATCAGCCCACGATATCAGGCCATGG TGCATTGTGGCAGCATCCGTCAGACGGCCACGATTCTCAGCATGGACAAGGACTGCCTGCGGACGGGGGACAAAGCCACAGTGCACTTTCGCTTCATCAAAACCCCAGAATATTTGCATATAGACCAGCGGCTGGTCTTCCGTGAAGGCCGCACCAAAGCTGTGGGTACCATCACTAAG TTACTTCAGACCACCAATAACTCACCAATGAACTCCAAGCCACAGCAGATCAAGATGCAGTCAACCAAGAAGGGAGCTGTTACGAAACGAGAGGATGGTGTTCCTCCAGCTGGGACGGCAGGTGGAGGCCCACCAGCTGGAGATGAGGCCCCCTCAACAGCTGCAGCACCACTGACACCTACTGCCCTGCAACCATTG cctgcaCTGGATGAAGAGCCCCACATCCGTGAGGGCAATAAG TCAAAAGTCGGAGGAGGAGGCCGGCGACGTGGGGGTCAGCGCCATAAAGTGAAGTCTCAGGGAGCCTGTGTGACTCCTGCCAGTGGCTGCTGA
- the SUN2 gene encoding SUN domain-containing protein 2: MSRRSQRLITTRYYPGDDDATTSSSGSSLLGGQQLPFKESTGRTIRRKSSSTKRLSPSPGTQTSYYSESLVSESYLGGSRGLAALGSSVLDDALDSSTYWGGELSSRRRRGVGDAESSKINGLLESKMYDTYASSSGYSSEDDYAGQLYSGQSSSGSGLRTAASRVGSFLWQVLTSPVRFVGWLFSGLAAAWHRLTGTAPHTGGVPFSRRYPWLKRSLLLLLLLLLLAVAAYGAWYFYPYGLSTFSLPTFSWWGAGKLSSSDVPGAGDLTALDQGLRGEHRLLARFQALEKRFEALEAEVSRWELQRGAAAVAAGGEPPSGDILALLEGLMSRRDTGLKEHLRTDMTSHLQGELDALRTQVQRDLDERLGKMAQASLEMEARLMELNSKWRSSAQESLQGSFQQEVGELEQEVAALRRELAGLKSDQEVMGKNVEGMLEQLKAVRADVETQFPAWVSQFLSQSRRDGAAGLILQREDLQAELQALEHKILAKVLEDRRLSARDAQAGIGVALQQAGTAGVTEEQVHLIVDQALKRYSEDRVGMVDYALESAGASVINTRCSETYETQTALLSLFGIPLWFHSQSPRVILQPDVNPGNCWAFRGSQGFAVIRLSSIIRPTAVTLEHIPKALSPQGTIPSAPKDFAVYGLKEEGEDEGLLLGQFTYNHDGDPIQTFYLEGNAVGTYQLVELRVLSNWGHPKYTCIYRFRVHGEPAH, translated from the exons atgtCCCGCCGCAGCCAGCGTCTCATCACCACGCGCTATTACCCCGGGGACGACGATGCCACGaccagcagcagcggcagctcTCTGCTGGGGGGCCAACAGCTCCCCTTCAAGGAGAGCACCGGCAG GACGATCAGGAGGAAATCGAGCAGCACCAAGCGCCTCTCTCCCTCCCCGGGCACCCAAACCTCCTACTACAGCGAGTCCCTGGTGAGCGAGTCCTACCTGGGGGGCAGCCGGGGCCTCGCCGCCctgggcagctctgtgctggatgATGCCCTGGACAGCAGCACATACTGGG GTGGGGAGCTTTCcagcaggaggagaagaggcGTAGGGGACGCAGAGTCCAGCAAGATCAATGGGCTGTTGGAGAGCAAGATGTATGACACCTACGCCTCTTCGTCTGGGTACTCCTCGGAAGACGACTACGCAG GTCAACTCTACTCTGGCCAGAGTAGCTCTGGGTCGGGGCTGAGGACCGCAGCCTCTCGAGTAGGCTCCTTCCTCTGGCAGGTGCTCACCTCCCCAG TCCGGTTCGTGGGGTGGCTGTTCTCAGgactggcagctgcctggcaccGCCTCACCGGCACAGCTCCCCACACGGGTGGCGTCCCCTTCTCTAG GCGCTACCCATGGCTGAAGAGgtccctgcttctgctgctgctcctcctgctccttgctGTTGCTGCCTACG GAGCTTGGTACTTCTACCCATACGGGCTGTCGACATTCAGCCTCCCCACCTTCTCGTGGTGGGGAGCTGGAAAGCTTTCCTCCTCTGATGTGCCTGGAGCAGGGGACCTGACCGCACTGGACCAG GGGCTTCGGGGGGAGCACCGGCTCCTGGCTCGCTTCCAGGCCCTGGAGAAGCGCTTTGAGGCACTGGAGGCTGAGGTGTCACGGTGGGAGCTGCAGCGGGGGGCAGCAGCGGTGGCAGCAGGGGGAGAGCCGCCCTCAGGGGACATCTTGGCATTGCTGGAGGGACTGATGAGCCGCCGGGATACAGGGCTGAAGGAGCATCTCCGCACTGACATGACCAGCCACCTCCAG GGTGAGCTGGATGCCCTCCGAACTCAGGTGCAGAGGGATTTAGACGAGCGCCTGGGGAAGATGGCACAAGCCTCTTTG GAGATGGAGGCACGCTTGATGGAGCTGAACTCGAAGTGGCGGAG CTCAGCGCAGGAGAGCCTGCAAGGGAGCTTCCAGCAGGAGGTGGgtgagctggagcaggaggtggcagcgctgaggagggagctggcaggtcTCAAGTCGGACCAGGAGGTGATGGGGAAGAACGTGGAGGGGATGCTGGAGCAACTGAAGGCGGTGCGGGCTGAT GTGGAAACGCAGTTCCCGGCGTGGGTCAGTCAGTTCCTGTCACAGTCCCGGCGGGATGGTGCCGCTGGCCTCATTCTCCAGCGTGAAGACTTGCAAGCGGAGCTCCAGGCCCTGGAACACAAGATCCTGGCCAAAGTCTTGGAAGACCGGAGGCTGTCGGCACGGGATGCTCAGGCTGGTATTGGAGTGGCCCTGCAGCAAGCGGGGACTGCGGGGGTGACAGAGGAG caagtGCATCTTATCGTGGACCAGGCCCTGAAGCGCTACAGTGAGGACCGCGTGGGGATGGTTGACTACGCCCTGGAGTCAGCAG GGGCCAGCGTCATCAACACCCGCTGCTCAGAGACCTATGAGACACAGACGGCACTGCTGAGCTTGTTTGGCATCCCCCTGTGGTTCCACTCACAGTCCCCCCGTGTCATCCTGCAG CCAGATGTCAACCCTGGGAACTGCTGGGCATTTCGTGGGTCTCAGGGCTTTGCTGTCATCCGCCTCTCCAGCATCATCCGCCCCACAGCCGTGACACTGGAGCACATCCCGAAAGCCCTCTCGCCCCAGGGGACCATTCCCAGTGCCCCCAAGGATTTCGCTGTTTAT GGCttgaaggaggagggagaggatgaGGGTCTTCTCCTTGGGCAGTTCACCTACAACCATGATGGTGACCCCATCCAAACGTTTTACTTGGAG GGCAATGCTGTGGGCACATACCAGCTGGTGGAGCTCCGGGTGCTGAGCAATTGGGGCCACCCCAAATACACCTGCATCTACCGCTTCCGCGTGCACGGGGAGCCAGCGCACTGA